Proteins from a genomic interval of Lolium perenne isolate Kyuss_39 chromosome 1, Kyuss_2.0, whole genome shotgun sequence:
- the LOC127321784 gene encoding uncharacterized protein, with protein MKSGSGNQEPVNGHGQREDSKNGASDGAPSAVAAQGGADASSPSRLPAAPVGGGSRGTNGSSSATVGVDQKGELPAAIPLPEPPAPSSAGSSSPDSAWPFGAGTVSSAAVDCKEVFDRLVRAQAAINEAGRGSAEEGEKKKKKKPEVDQVESSHHKKALWSKLRNYFTRKVVDREKWEMYEEHVGHQTNPIAEVFDYYRVPEDMAVCVNLDAYLRFRPVYGDGECFYRSFIFSYLEQILDRQDTHEEHRLLDTIKRVSMQHTNLGWTSSGFRRSYKEIHNCLTVVACHHSFTHCWHKLKFEVFCKVNKPILTKMNLKRNLLAEEQ; from the exons ATGAAGTCCGGTTCAGGAAACCAAGAACCGGTGAATGGGCACGGGCAACGCGAGGACTCCAAGAACGGCGCCTCCGATGGGGCCCCGAGCGCTGTGGCAGCCCAAGGCGGCGCCGATGCCTCCTCGCCATCGCGTCTCCCTGCAGCGCCCGTCGGAGGCGGAAGCCGCGGCACCAATGGATCGAGCTCCGCCACGGTGGGGGTCGACCAGAAGGGCGAGTTGCCCGCCGCCATTCCTCTTCCGGAACCTCCCGCTCCAAGCTCCGCGGGAAGCAGCTCCCCCGACAGCGCCTGGCCGTTCGGAGCCGGGACGGTAAGCTCTGCGGCCGTCGACTGCAAGGAAGTGTTCGACCGGCTGGTTCGAGCGCAGGCGGCTATCAACGAGGCCGGCAGGGGATCGGCCGAGgagggggagaagaagaagaagaagaagccggaGGTGGACCAG GTGGAATCGTCGCACCACAAGAAGGCGCTTTGGAGCAAGCTTAGGAACTATTTCACCCGCAAG GTTGTTGATAGAGAAAAATGGGAAATGTATGAGGAACATGTGGGTCACCAG ACAAATCCTATCGCTGAAGTCTTTGATTATTATCGTGTTCCCGAAGATATGGCTGTTTGTGTGAATCTTGATGCCTATTTGAGATTCAGACCGGTGTATGGAGATGGGGAGTGTTTCTACAGGAGCTTCATATTTTCCTACCTT GAGCAAATTCTTGATAGGCAGGACACACATGAGGAACACCGTCTCCTTGATACCATTAAAAGAGTGTCTATGCAACATACAAATCTTGGATGGACCTCCTCTGGGTTTCGCAGGAGCTACAAA GAGATACACAACTGCTTAACAGTAGTGGCATGCCATCACAGTTTTACACACTGTTGGCATAAACTCAAATTCGAAGTTTTCTGTAAAGTTAACAAGCCAATTCTAACAAAAATGAACCTTAAGAGAAATCTACTTGCAGAGGAGCAATGA